A window from Mya arenaria isolate MELC-2E11 chromosome 9, ASM2691426v1 encodes these proteins:
- the LOC128246931 gene encoding polyhomeotic-like protein 2 isoform X2 codes for MTDGQQQQQSKQQQQSTAQPQSGNPSSAQQTGRQMSQQTPQAGSAGSQPAGNQSSQQQPQQQQVQPQVQQQQAIQPQHQAIQPQQQAIQPQQQAIQPQQQAIQPQQQAIQPQQQAIQPQQQQQQQQQQQAMQQQMQQLQQQQQMQQLPQLQQIAPQTQHVLPNIHSVTSVPLSMAMTAGAMNGGMTAGNLRSPLGQLPQVQVIHQAMQSPTFMPAQFAYNQQQQFMLQNMQAAMQQANVMSMNPQQINMANMIAMQGRPNTSMFTPGAGMSQPTTPTTPNVMSIASTMTSQPGSTTTTASNNTNKTAVAGTKPAGQQQQQNQQQAGQQQNQQQQPNYLGQVQQAQATAMIGGKPIILGQAGGLLQGQIGVISAGQLQTTQAYATGQTFGQLQSKQGQQISMATNNGQGQIQLNSSQGTIRFSQPQCIVSNTGNAQLISSQPVFTNQMIQAMASQLQHFPNQPIMLAQGNTQTLNTGQKLYINPVQTQNLMTGMQTAMNTGFKSPTQQNVQTVSMPIQKQTTAAQTGKVLLPSMSKTVTTAKVPPNSASGGLAKPGTNPMAKPKGRPKGSGKASPAVSTPTATNQSRPDSTPSCQSKPSTPTSLASVVGSPDMKSQSDSELEVPKKLTIDETATEAQDQGNVEATPDVETAEKKPVIPEKPTPPPDLPLEPRPSIIASEHPVHVERQRAIVKPHILTHVIEGFVIQEGPEPFPVQRSSLLTEFIPPKPGQPVEQSSLISLDEDDMDQDEDSHEEQGPLNGQAMQCEFCNTVFSSHTLGQRFCSKSCAKRFNVGCTKRLHQFPGRHKDARSLKRKRKGKKSWRGNRLASSSSLMGELEDQSSSMSQEETPSPATTPDHPRNTPPPDLQMEGEYMPPHVSPTKWNVQEVYEFIKNLQGCAMYAEEFRSQEIDGQALLLLKEDHLMSTMNMKLGPALKICARINAIKEETG; via the exons ATGACAGACGgtcagcaacaacaacaatccaaacaacaacaacagtctACCGCACAACCACAGTCTGGAAATCCATCATCAGCTCAACAG ACAGGTCGCCAGATGTCACAACAGACGCCCCAGGCTGGTTCTGCAGGCTCTCAACCTGCAGGGAACCAGTCTAGTCAACAACAACCACAGCAACAGCAGGTACAGCCCCAGGTACAGCAACAGCAGGCTATACAGCCCCAACACCAAGCTATACAACCACAGCAACAAGCGATCCAGCCTCAGCAACAAGCGATCCAGCCTCAACAACAAGCTATTCAGCCTCAGCAGCAGGCTATTCAACCGCAACAGCAAGCAATTCAGccacagcagcagcagcaacaacaacaacaacaacaggcaATGCAGCAACAGATGCAACAGctgcagcaacaacaacaaatgcaGCAACTGCCTCAGCTTCAACAG ATAGCCCCACAGACTCAGCATGTGCTGCCAAACATCCACAGTGTAACCTCTGTGCCTCTCAGTATGGCCATGACTGCTGGGGCAATGAATGGAGGCATGACAGCGGGAAACCTTAGATCACCACTGGGGCAATTACCACAG GTCCAAGTTATACACCAGGCAATGCAGAGCCCGACGTTCATGCCGGCACAGTTTGCCTACAATCAACAGCAACAATTTATGCTGCAAAACATGCAGG CAGCAATGCAGCAAGCCAATGTGATGAGTATGAATCCCCAGCAGATAAACATGGCCAACATGATCGCTATGCAGGGGCGGCCCAACACTAGCATGTTCACTCCAGGGGCTGGGATGTCACAACCCACTACA CCAACCACACCAAATGTGATGAGTATTgcatcaaccatgacctcccagcCAGGATCAACAACAACTACTGCCagcaacaacaccaacaaaacAGCAGTGGCAGGCACAAAGCCTGCTggccaacaacaacaacagaatcaGCAACAGGCTGGACAGCAACAAAATCAGCAGCAGCAGCCTAATTACCTGGGACAG GTGCAACAAGCGCAGGCGACAGCTATGATTGGTGGAAAACCCATCATCCTTGGACAGGCCGGGGGTCTGCTACAGGGTCAAATAG GTGTAATATCAGCGGGGCAGTTACAGACCACACAGGCTTATGCTACTGGTCAGACATTTGGGCAACTGCAG TCCAAGCAGGGCCAGCAGATCAGCATGGCGACTAACAATGGTCAAGGTCAGATCCAGCTGAACAGTTCCCAGGGAACGATTCGATTCTCTCAGCCTCAGTGTATTGTCAGCAACACAG GCAACGCCCAGCTGATTTCTTCCCAGCCTGTATTTACCAATCAGATGATCCAAGCTATGGCCTCACAGCTTCAACATTTCCCCAACCAGCCCATCATGTTAGCACAGGGAAATACACAGACACTTAATACAG GTCAGAAATTGTATATCAATCCTGTTCAGACCCAAAATCTCATGACGGGGATGCAGACTGCTATGAACACAGGCTTCAAAAGCCCCACACAACAAAATGTTCAG ACTGTATCCATGCCAATACAGAAGCAAACCACAGCAGCACAGACAGGAAAAGTCTTGCTACCCTCCATGTCCAAAACCGTCACCACTGCCAAAGTCCCCCCTAATAGTGCCTCAGGAGGTTTGGCCAAACCAGGAACCAACCCTATGGCTAAGCCAAAAGGGCGCCCTAAAGGGTCTGGCAAGGCCTCTCCAGCTGTTTCTACACCTACAG CAACCAATCAGAGCAGACCTGACTCCACCCCTTCCTGTCAATCAAAACCTTCTACTCCAACCTCATTGGCTTCTGTGGTGGGGTCACCTGACATGAAGAGCCAATCAGATTCAGAGTTAGAAGTTCCAAAAAAGCTTACCATTGATGAGACTGCCACTGAAGCTCAGGACCAAGGGAATGTAGAGGCTACACCAGATGTGGAAACGGCTGAAAAGAAACCG GTTATTCCTGAGAAGCCAACCCCACCACCAGATCTGCCCCTAGAGCCACGTCCAAGCATCATAGCCTCCGAACATCCCGTACATGTGGAAAGGCAGCGTGCCATTGTGAAACCCCACATTCTAACACATGTCATTGAGGGTTTTGTCATACAAGAGGGTCCAGAACCTTTCCCG GTTCAAAGGTCCTCTCTGCTGACAGAGTTTATTCCTCCAAAGCCTGGTCAGCCAGTGGAACAATCTTCCCTTATTTCCTTGGATGAGGATGATATGGATCAGGATGAGGACAGTCACGAGGAACAAG GACCTCTAAATGGCCAGGCCATGCAGTGTGAATTCTGTAACACAGTTTTTTCAAGTCACACCCTTGGCCAAAgattctgctcaaaatcttgcgCTAAGCGTTTCAACGTAGGGTGTACAAAACGTCTTCATCAATTTCCTGGCCGGCATAAAGATG CACGGTCTTTAAAGCGGAAGCGCAAAGGCAAGAAGTCCTGGAGAGGAAACAGACTGGCCAGTTCGAGTTCCCTG ATGGGAGAGTTGGAAGACCAGAGCAGCTCAATGAGCCAAGAGGAGACACCGTCCCCCGCCACAACACCTGACCACCCCCGCAACACCCCACCCCCTGACTTACAGATGGAGGGCGAATACATGCCACCACACGTCAGCCCCACGAAATGGAAT gTTCAAGAGGTGTATGAGTTTATCAAGAATCTGCAAGGGTGCGCAATGTACGCTGAAGAGTTCCGCTCCCAGGAGATTGACGGGCAGGCCTTGTTACTGTTGAAGGAAGACCATCTTATGAGTACAATGAACATGAAACTGGGCCCTGCTCTGAAAATATGTGCCCGCATAAATGCAATTAAGGAGGAAACAGGATGA
- the LOC128246931 gene encoding polyhomeotic-like protein 2 isoform X1 has protein sequence MTDGQQQQQSKQQQQSTAQPQSGNPSSAQQTGRQMSQQTPQAGSAGSQPAGNQSSQQQPQQQQVQPQVQQQQAIQPQHQAIQPQQQAIQPQQQAIQPQQQAIQPQQQAIQPQQQAIQPQQQQQQQQQQQAMQQQMQQLQQQQQMQQLPQLQQIAPQTQHVLPNIHSVTSVPLSMAMTAGAMNGGMTAGNLRSPLGQLPQVQVIHQAMQSPTFMPAQFAYNQQQQFMLQNMQAAMQQANVMSMNPQQINMANMIAMQGRPNTSMFTPGAGMSQPTTPTTPNVMSIASTMTSQPGSTTTTASNNTNKTAVAGTKPAGQQQQQNQQQAGQQQNQQQQPNYLGQVQQAQATAMIGGKPIILGQAGGLLQGQIGVISAGQLQTTQAYATGQTFGQLQSKQGQQISMATNNGQGQIQLNSSQGTIRFSQPQCIVSNTGNAQLISSQPVFTNQMIQAMASQLQHFPNQPIMLAQGNTQTLNTGQKLYINPVQTQNLMTGMQTAMNTGFKSPTQQNVQTVSMPIQKQTTAAQTGKVLLPSMSKTVTTAKVPPNSASGGLAKPGTNPMAKPKGRPKGSGKASPAVSTPTAATNQSRPDSTPSCQSKPSTPTSLASVVGSPDMKSQSDSELEVPKKLTIDETATEAQDQGNVEATPDVETAEKKPVIPEKPTPPPDLPLEPRPSIIASEHPVHVERQRAIVKPHILTHVIEGFVIQEGPEPFPVQRSSLLTEFIPPKPGQPVEQSSLISLDEDDMDQDEDSHEEQGPLNGQAMQCEFCNTVFSSHTLGQRFCSKSCAKRFNVGCTKRLHQFPGRHKDARSLKRKRKGKKSWRGNRLASSSSLMGELEDQSSSMSQEETPSPATTPDHPRNTPPPDLQMEGEYMPPHVSPTKWNVQEVYEFIKNLQGCAMYAEEFRSQEIDGQALLLLKEDHLMSTMNMKLGPALKICARINAIKEETG, from the exons ATGACAGACGgtcagcaacaacaacaatccaaacaacaacaacagtctACCGCACAACCACAGTCTGGAAATCCATCATCAGCTCAACAG ACAGGTCGCCAGATGTCACAACAGACGCCCCAGGCTGGTTCTGCAGGCTCTCAACCTGCAGGGAACCAGTCTAGTCAACAACAACCACAGCAACAGCAGGTACAGCCCCAGGTACAGCAACAGCAGGCTATACAGCCCCAACACCAAGCTATACAACCACAGCAACAAGCGATCCAGCCTCAGCAACAAGCGATCCAGCCTCAACAACAAGCTATTCAGCCTCAGCAGCAGGCTATTCAACCGCAACAGCAAGCAATTCAGccacagcagcagcagcaacaacaacaacaacaacaggcaATGCAGCAACAGATGCAACAGctgcagcaacaacaacaaatgcaGCAACTGCCTCAGCTTCAACAG ATAGCCCCACAGACTCAGCATGTGCTGCCAAACATCCACAGTGTAACCTCTGTGCCTCTCAGTATGGCCATGACTGCTGGGGCAATGAATGGAGGCATGACAGCGGGAAACCTTAGATCACCACTGGGGCAATTACCACAG GTCCAAGTTATACACCAGGCAATGCAGAGCCCGACGTTCATGCCGGCACAGTTTGCCTACAATCAACAGCAACAATTTATGCTGCAAAACATGCAGG CAGCAATGCAGCAAGCCAATGTGATGAGTATGAATCCCCAGCAGATAAACATGGCCAACATGATCGCTATGCAGGGGCGGCCCAACACTAGCATGTTCACTCCAGGGGCTGGGATGTCACAACCCACTACA CCAACCACACCAAATGTGATGAGTATTgcatcaaccatgacctcccagcCAGGATCAACAACAACTACTGCCagcaacaacaccaacaaaacAGCAGTGGCAGGCACAAAGCCTGCTggccaacaacaacaacagaatcaGCAACAGGCTGGACAGCAACAAAATCAGCAGCAGCAGCCTAATTACCTGGGACAG GTGCAACAAGCGCAGGCGACAGCTATGATTGGTGGAAAACCCATCATCCTTGGACAGGCCGGGGGTCTGCTACAGGGTCAAATAG GTGTAATATCAGCGGGGCAGTTACAGACCACACAGGCTTATGCTACTGGTCAGACATTTGGGCAACTGCAG TCCAAGCAGGGCCAGCAGATCAGCATGGCGACTAACAATGGTCAAGGTCAGATCCAGCTGAACAGTTCCCAGGGAACGATTCGATTCTCTCAGCCTCAGTGTATTGTCAGCAACACAG GCAACGCCCAGCTGATTTCTTCCCAGCCTGTATTTACCAATCAGATGATCCAAGCTATGGCCTCACAGCTTCAACATTTCCCCAACCAGCCCATCATGTTAGCACAGGGAAATACACAGACACTTAATACAG GTCAGAAATTGTATATCAATCCTGTTCAGACCCAAAATCTCATGACGGGGATGCAGACTGCTATGAACACAGGCTTCAAAAGCCCCACACAACAAAATGTTCAG ACTGTATCCATGCCAATACAGAAGCAAACCACAGCAGCACAGACAGGAAAAGTCTTGCTACCCTCCATGTCCAAAACCGTCACCACTGCCAAAGTCCCCCCTAATAGTGCCTCAGGAGGTTTGGCCAAACCAGGAACCAACCCTATGGCTAAGCCAAAAGGGCGCCCTAAAGGGTCTGGCAAGGCCTCTCCAGCTGTTTCTACACCTACAG CAGCAACCAATCAGAGCAGACCTGACTCCACCCCTTCCTGTCAATCAAAACCTTCTACTCCAACCTCATTGGCTTCTGTGGTGGGGTCACCTGACATGAAGAGCCAATCAGATTCAGAGTTAGAAGTTCCAAAAAAGCTTACCATTGATGAGACTGCCACTGAAGCTCAGGACCAAGGGAATGTAGAGGCTACACCAGATGTGGAAACGGCTGAAAAGAAACCG GTTATTCCTGAGAAGCCAACCCCACCACCAGATCTGCCCCTAGAGCCACGTCCAAGCATCATAGCCTCCGAACATCCCGTACATGTGGAAAGGCAGCGTGCCATTGTGAAACCCCACATTCTAACACATGTCATTGAGGGTTTTGTCATACAAGAGGGTCCAGAACCTTTCCCG GTTCAAAGGTCCTCTCTGCTGACAGAGTTTATTCCTCCAAAGCCTGGTCAGCCAGTGGAACAATCTTCCCTTATTTCCTTGGATGAGGATGATATGGATCAGGATGAGGACAGTCACGAGGAACAAG GACCTCTAAATGGCCAGGCCATGCAGTGTGAATTCTGTAACACAGTTTTTTCAAGTCACACCCTTGGCCAAAgattctgctcaaaatcttgcgCTAAGCGTTTCAACGTAGGGTGTACAAAACGTCTTCATCAATTTCCTGGCCGGCATAAAGATG CACGGTCTTTAAAGCGGAAGCGCAAAGGCAAGAAGTCCTGGAGAGGAAACAGACTGGCCAGTTCGAGTTCCCTG ATGGGAGAGTTGGAAGACCAGAGCAGCTCAATGAGCCAAGAGGAGACACCGTCCCCCGCCACAACACCTGACCACCCCCGCAACACCCCACCCCCTGACTTACAGATGGAGGGCGAATACATGCCACCACACGTCAGCCCCACGAAATGGAAT gTTCAAGAGGTGTATGAGTTTATCAAGAATCTGCAAGGGTGCGCAATGTACGCTGAAGAGTTCCGCTCCCAGGAGATTGACGGGCAGGCCTTGTTACTGTTGAAGGAAGACCATCTTATGAGTACAATGAACATGAAACTGGGCCCTGCTCTGAAAATATGTGCCCGCATAAATGCAATTAAGGAGGAAACAGGATGA
- the LOC128246931 gene encoding polyhomeotic-like protein 2 isoform X3, protein MTDGQQQQQSKQQQQSTAQPQSGNPSSAQQTGRQMSQQTPQAGSAGSQPAGNQSSQQQPQQQQVQPQVQQQQAIQPQHQAIQPQQQAIQPQQQAIQPQQQAIQPQQQAIQPQQQAIQPQQQQQQQQQQQAMQQQMQQLQQQQQMQQLPQLQQIAPQTQHVLPNIHSVTSVPLSMAMTAGAMNGGMTAGNLRSPLGQLPQVQVIHQAMQSPTFMPAQFAYNQQQQFMLQNMQAMQQANVMSMNPQQINMANMIAMQGRPNTSMFTPGAGMSQPTTPTTPNVMSIASTMTSQPGSTTTTASNNTNKTAVAGTKPAGQQQQQNQQQAGQQQNQQQQPNYLGQVQQAQATAMIGGKPIILGQAGGLLQGQIGVISAGQLQTTQAYATGQTFGQLQSKQGQQISMATNNGQGQIQLNSSQGTIRFSQPQCIVSNTGNAQLISSQPVFTNQMIQAMASQLQHFPNQPIMLAQGNTQTLNTGQKLYINPVQTQNLMTGMQTAMNTGFKSPTQQNVQTVSMPIQKQTTAAQTGKVLLPSMSKTVTTAKVPPNSASGGLAKPGTNPMAKPKGRPKGSGKASPAVSTPTAATNQSRPDSTPSCQSKPSTPTSLASVVGSPDMKSQSDSELEVPKKLTIDETATEAQDQGNVEATPDVETAEKKPVIPEKPTPPPDLPLEPRPSIIASEHPVHVERQRAIVKPHILTHVIEGFVIQEGPEPFPVQRSSLLTEFIPPKPGQPVEQSSLISLDEDDMDQDEDSHEEQGPLNGQAMQCEFCNTVFSSHTLGQRFCSKSCAKRFNVGCTKRLHQFPGRHKDARSLKRKRKGKKSWRGNRLASSSSLMGELEDQSSSMSQEETPSPATTPDHPRNTPPPDLQMEGEYMPPHVSPTKWNVQEVYEFIKNLQGCAMYAEEFRSQEIDGQALLLLKEDHLMSTMNMKLGPALKICARINAIKEETG, encoded by the exons ATGACAGACGgtcagcaacaacaacaatccaaacaacaacaacagtctACCGCACAACCACAGTCTGGAAATCCATCATCAGCTCAACAG ACAGGTCGCCAGATGTCACAACAGACGCCCCAGGCTGGTTCTGCAGGCTCTCAACCTGCAGGGAACCAGTCTAGTCAACAACAACCACAGCAACAGCAGGTACAGCCCCAGGTACAGCAACAGCAGGCTATACAGCCCCAACACCAAGCTATACAACCACAGCAACAAGCGATCCAGCCTCAGCAACAAGCGATCCAGCCTCAACAACAAGCTATTCAGCCTCAGCAGCAGGCTATTCAACCGCAACAGCAAGCAATTCAGccacagcagcagcagcaacaacaacaacaacaacaggcaATGCAGCAACAGATGCAACAGctgcagcaacaacaacaaatgcaGCAACTGCCTCAGCTTCAACAG ATAGCCCCACAGACTCAGCATGTGCTGCCAAACATCCACAGTGTAACCTCTGTGCCTCTCAGTATGGCCATGACTGCTGGGGCAATGAATGGAGGCATGACAGCGGGAAACCTTAGATCACCACTGGGGCAATTACCACAG GTCCAAGTTATACACCAGGCAATGCAGAGCCCGACGTTCATGCCGGCACAGTTTGCCTACAATCAACAGCAACAATTTATGCTGCAAAACATGCAGG CAATGCAGCAAGCCAATGTGATGAGTATGAATCCCCAGCAGATAAACATGGCCAACATGATCGCTATGCAGGGGCGGCCCAACACTAGCATGTTCACTCCAGGGGCTGGGATGTCACAACCCACTACA CCAACCACACCAAATGTGATGAGTATTgcatcaaccatgacctcccagcCAGGATCAACAACAACTACTGCCagcaacaacaccaacaaaacAGCAGTGGCAGGCACAAAGCCTGCTggccaacaacaacaacagaatcaGCAACAGGCTGGACAGCAACAAAATCAGCAGCAGCAGCCTAATTACCTGGGACAG GTGCAACAAGCGCAGGCGACAGCTATGATTGGTGGAAAACCCATCATCCTTGGACAGGCCGGGGGTCTGCTACAGGGTCAAATAG GTGTAATATCAGCGGGGCAGTTACAGACCACACAGGCTTATGCTACTGGTCAGACATTTGGGCAACTGCAG TCCAAGCAGGGCCAGCAGATCAGCATGGCGACTAACAATGGTCAAGGTCAGATCCAGCTGAACAGTTCCCAGGGAACGATTCGATTCTCTCAGCCTCAGTGTATTGTCAGCAACACAG GCAACGCCCAGCTGATTTCTTCCCAGCCTGTATTTACCAATCAGATGATCCAAGCTATGGCCTCACAGCTTCAACATTTCCCCAACCAGCCCATCATGTTAGCACAGGGAAATACACAGACACTTAATACAG GTCAGAAATTGTATATCAATCCTGTTCAGACCCAAAATCTCATGACGGGGATGCAGACTGCTATGAACACAGGCTTCAAAAGCCCCACACAACAAAATGTTCAG ACTGTATCCATGCCAATACAGAAGCAAACCACAGCAGCACAGACAGGAAAAGTCTTGCTACCCTCCATGTCCAAAACCGTCACCACTGCCAAAGTCCCCCCTAATAGTGCCTCAGGAGGTTTGGCCAAACCAGGAACCAACCCTATGGCTAAGCCAAAAGGGCGCCCTAAAGGGTCTGGCAAGGCCTCTCCAGCTGTTTCTACACCTACAG CAGCAACCAATCAGAGCAGACCTGACTCCACCCCTTCCTGTCAATCAAAACCTTCTACTCCAACCTCATTGGCTTCTGTGGTGGGGTCACCTGACATGAAGAGCCAATCAGATTCAGAGTTAGAAGTTCCAAAAAAGCTTACCATTGATGAGACTGCCACTGAAGCTCAGGACCAAGGGAATGTAGAGGCTACACCAGATGTGGAAACGGCTGAAAAGAAACCG GTTATTCCTGAGAAGCCAACCCCACCACCAGATCTGCCCCTAGAGCCACGTCCAAGCATCATAGCCTCCGAACATCCCGTACATGTGGAAAGGCAGCGTGCCATTGTGAAACCCCACATTCTAACACATGTCATTGAGGGTTTTGTCATACAAGAGGGTCCAGAACCTTTCCCG GTTCAAAGGTCCTCTCTGCTGACAGAGTTTATTCCTCCAAAGCCTGGTCAGCCAGTGGAACAATCTTCCCTTATTTCCTTGGATGAGGATGATATGGATCAGGATGAGGACAGTCACGAGGAACAAG GACCTCTAAATGGCCAGGCCATGCAGTGTGAATTCTGTAACACAGTTTTTTCAAGTCACACCCTTGGCCAAAgattctgctcaaaatcttgcgCTAAGCGTTTCAACGTAGGGTGTACAAAACGTCTTCATCAATTTCCTGGCCGGCATAAAGATG CACGGTCTTTAAAGCGGAAGCGCAAAGGCAAGAAGTCCTGGAGAGGAAACAGACTGGCCAGTTCGAGTTCCCTG ATGGGAGAGTTGGAAGACCAGAGCAGCTCAATGAGCCAAGAGGAGACACCGTCCCCCGCCACAACACCTGACCACCCCCGCAACACCCCACCCCCTGACTTACAGATGGAGGGCGAATACATGCCACCACACGTCAGCCCCACGAAATGGAAT gTTCAAGAGGTGTATGAGTTTATCAAGAATCTGCAAGGGTGCGCAATGTACGCTGAAGAGTTCCGCTCCCAGGAGATTGACGGGCAGGCCTTGTTACTGTTGAAGGAAGACCATCTTATGAGTACAATGAACATGAAACTGGGCCCTGCTCTGAAAATATGTGCCCGCATAAATGCAATTAAGGAGGAAACAGGATGA